The DNA window TCTACAGTAACCTGCTGCCAGACCAGGTCATTGCACCCAAGAAGgccgatggtgatgatgaccaACAGCAAGGTTCCACATCTGATTCAGACGATGGTGCATCCCTCTCTGATGATGACTCGCACGATGAGGCCGATTTCGAAAAGGGCACTCCCCGAGGCCGTCGCTTCGAAGATAAggacgagaagaaggtttGTATTCCATATCTCATTCCCATGACCCGTTCAAATGCGACAGAACCCTCGCTGACCACCCGCAGGCCCACAAGCAAGCCGTCAAGGAAGCCAAGCGTGAGAAGCGCAAGGAAAAGATGCCCAAGcatctcaagaagaagatcgtcGCCAGCTCATCCCGTCGCAAGAAATAAGCATCTCGATACAACCTCCACACCTCTTGCCGCGCCTGCGCAAGGGTAGGCCATAGCTCCCAAGCTCccgccaaaaaaaaaactgacGAGCCTCATCCGGGGAAGCTATCGACCTTGCGCGACCCTCTTCCCCTTCCCGTGTTTCTCTCTTGGCAGAGATACTAAAGGGAggcaaataaataaaaaatacaAATCGTCAGAGCTCTCTTTGATCGTTCAGTACGCCGAAAAAAGCGTTCAGATCGCACTAAACCGGGAGGTTACGCAGACCCTACACAGAAGTGGGAAAAGGGAATGCTAAACCATCTCGGCCGGAGACTTCTCCTCGGCGACGAATCAATGTCTTCATCATTCGATTGCGCCCGCGGGAAGGGGAAAGGGTTCGCTGTTAAACTTTTGTGTTATTCCCTTTTTTGTTCAAAAAGGGTTCGGGGCGTTCTGGTTCCTGCGTCTCGACGCAACGGTGGTCTTGTACCAGGAATGGAAGAGTTTGGGCTGCAAAGTGGATTGAACAcactaaaaaaaaaaggtaaaaaagagacaggaagaaaaaaagagaataatgaCTTGGAAATTATGTTGAAATGTCTGATGATTTGTCGCTCAGTTATTCTTACATTCAGTAAAAGGTCAAGTGTCATCCCGGGAGCCTTTCCGCTCCATGGCGCCAATAAATATCGTCAATATGCAATCTCACCTCATATCCATCATTAttgtaaaataaaataaaaacgtGGTAAAAAGTTCCCTCTGTCGTCACAGACCGAGACCTTTCGGGGTACCATAAATGAAATGGACTTGTTGGCTAAAAGTAGAACTGTTGCTGAGGCTGGCCTGGTGGGGGTTGGGCCAAAAAGTCAAAGTTTAACGAGTCCATTCCCGTGTTCCAAGGGTCTGGCGATTCTGGTAGCGGATTAGTCTCGGGCTGCCAAGAGAGTATGACAGATAAATTAATGAGAGAGAAAATTGTGACATACCACCCCAAATAGATTCGTAAAGGTCCATGGGAGCCATGTATTGCGTAGGATCGACATTCATCGCATTCATGCTGTCGATGTTGAGGTTTGCGTTAGCCTGCATCTGTTGGCTGTATGGAAGTCTGACGGAGACACATTTAGAAACAAATCACGGTTAATAAACGAGGCAGAATAGGACGATACTAACCCAGCAAAGTCTTGGATCGATGCACCTCCGTTTTGCATCTCTGCCATGGCGAGAGCAGCGTCCTCGCGTGGGTCGGCGCTCTGGGAGACGTTGCGAAACATTGAATTGCCGTTTCCGGAATACTGTCCAGTGTTCCCAAAGGGGAATTGGGGCGTCCGGCTCCCGCTGCCAGCGGCAGAGGCGTCGCCCTCCTTCTTGAGGTGCGATGGGACGATGGAGCCGTGGTCGTAGATATTTTTGAGAGCAGTCAATGCTCGGTAGAGTGGGCCTGAAAGCTCAATGTCCTTGTCGGTGGTCATGACATGAGGCTCCGGGGAGCTAACGTCCTTGGCGGCGGTGGCAGACAGGGCAGCGATCAAATCACCCTGCAACTGTCGAACCTCTGGGTCCGTCTTTGTTTCGCAAAGTATGCCCAGTAGTAAAGCAGATGATAGGCCATGGTACGTGAATGCCCAGCTCCTCGTGGGGATTGCTGACAATTGGTGCATTGCCAAAAACATTCGGACGGTTTCGGTTAGGTTGTCTTTGCAGCGCTCCGCTAGCGTTTTGCGCTGCTCAGGTTCAAACTCGCTGTCTTTGCGAAGCGCTGGACGACACGCGACGGAGATGACAAATGATGTGTGGAGGCGAATGGCGTAGTGTTGTAGACGGTCGAGCGCTGTTTTGCAGTTTTCTTTGGCCCGCAATTGAGGTGTGGTGCGGTTTCGAAGCTGCTCTACTGCCTCGCAATCTTCAACAATTTGTGCGTATGTCGAACTCATCATATCGTCCGGATTCAATCGACGAGAAATTATTTCCATAAGATGGTACATCGTCTCGAGGTATGAGTAGTTTCCGCTTGGCGTCGGCGACATGACAGGAATTGGACAGCACGGGAAGTTGGTCATTGGTGATCTACATCATTAGAGTAAGTCCAGTCACGGAGTCTCACTACTTACCGATCAAAAGAAAGCGACGTCAATGTGTCATGCCATACACAGCTCCACCATAGTCTCCTTCTAACCATCTCCTTCGATTGTGTATTTGGCGGTGTGCAATCGCGACTCTCGTTACGTGGTGTTCTGTGCAGACCCAATGACTGGGCAAGCCGACAGGTCAATCCCATCAAAGCCCACGAGGCCTCGGCTTTCATATCATTTAAAAGAACAAAGCATGTAAGAAGGAGAGCTTGGATCGAGTCGAACGAGGGTCTGTTACATGTCAGTGTGAGATCTGCTATGTTGGCAAGCCGCAATTACCGAAGAAGAAAATTGCCCAATCGGAGGAAGTGGAAGGATATTTGGATGAAGCGTTGGGAGTCTCGCGTGCGAATGTGGTAGGGAGATTCGTGGTATTGAGAGCCGACAGCTAAGACGGCAAAGAGTATGGCGAGCCATGATGCTGTGACAGGTTTGGTCGATTTCATTCCGCTGGTCGCATTTCGTGAACGTTCTTCCAAGTAAATCATGAGCTTGCTCTCGAGGTCGTCGATGTCCATCACAAAACCCCAAAAGGGCTGCGGTATTTCCTTGTACGCCCTGAACAGCCTGCAACCTGTAAGCTTACGGGTTCCAACATCTGCACGGTCGCAAACGCAAGACTCACTTCATGACCTCGCGGTCGGATGGCAATTCATTTGAGATGTCCTGTGTTAATTTTTGAAGGTGATGAGATGACATCAGCGGGAAAGGCGCCGATGTGTCGAGTCCCAGAATGGACCGCATGTCTTGTCGAATGTCAAGACCCTCGCCTTTGTGAACTGGTGAAGACTGCTCGCGCAGCAGGGCGGGAATGCTGTTCTGCCCAAGATAACGATCTGCTCCCACTTCTGGTTCATCAATGCTTGCTGCAGTGTTTTGTTAGCCTGGTGGTGTGATTAGACACCAACCGGACACTTACCAAGGGCGCGCGGCCAACTTTCCTGACGCTCAACCTTGCGTATGGCTTCTTCACGGGGAACTTCTGAGAACGAATGAGTCCTTTTTCGATTCACAACCGTTTGACTGGATTCTGAAACAGAGCCTGATGCCGTCGGCTTGGAAGTTGATGAGCGATTGGGCTTATAAGAACATAGCCGAGGGTGTTCTCTCTTGACGCAGTTCTCACACGGTTGTTTGTTGTCGCACTTTACTTTGCGTTGGCGACAGGGCCAACAGGCGGTACCTAACGCGATGATAAGTAACAGAGTTTCCAAATTGAGGTTATTCGCAAGACTCTTACCGTATCGAACCTTGCGATGGGAATGTATGATTCGATTAGCCTCCTCTGGGGTCAGGTCATCAATGACCACGCGCTCATCTGGACTAGGGTTTTCCGCCATTGTTAAGCGGGTTCCTGAGCTCTGAATCAAGGCTCGGAGCCAAACAAAAGTCGCGATAGCAATGGCGAGGTAATGTTATGATTGCAGATGAGGGTTTACGAATGCCGAACCCCGAGCGTCTCCATGCGCGATAGTGGGTGAGAGGGGAAGAGACGGCGGTGATGGGGCGGGGCCGGTTCGGCTTTTCGAATTGGTGTTAGTTGAATATGAGAGAGACGACGGCTGATCTTTTGGCCTTTTCTTTCTGGTTGGTTGGACTGGGAGGGGAATGAAAGCACGAGATCGGTGATGAAGCCGACCCCCGATGTGTCGGATAAATAAGAGCCGTTCCGTCAGTAGTTGGCACGCATTGAAATGGACTGTCAATTCATGTGATGGAACACGACCAGGGACAGTCTTTCATTCTTAtcataaacttatataattttgAAGTAAGCAGACCTGTAACTGTGACTCATAGCACAATTTCTGTATCCTGGCCCCTAATCTGGGCTGTGTTGGAGTGTCTTGTCAAAGAATTGCTGCCACCTGCCGTGCATGCATGTCATCTTTGTCACGGTCGTTCCTTCAGGGTAAGAAAGACACAACACCAAGCCTCTGTCTTCTCTTGCGCTATCGTCAATCTTCAAACAAACCATCAAAATGCATTCGATCTTCAATCGTGGTTTTGTTTCAGCCTATATTTATTTACGGCTACTTGCAGTGGGGTGCCGATTCACTGTCGGTCTCGCTCAAAATGCTTCCACCACTCTCCAACATTTGGCTTCTCCATGGTACATAGTCCAATCGCTACCCATCTATGATAACCAATCTGTTATTGCATTGCTCTACATTGAACTTGGATGGTTACTCGAGGCTGCGGCTATTATTATCggaataaattatatttcgCTTGCTACGGGacgagctgagctgagctgtgCTTCGGCGCTTACAGAGATCCAAGATCTCAAGGCTCGTCTCATTCAATGTGTGCGCGCGCTAACCTTGTTCACTGATTCTTTTCGCAGATCAGAAACTCTCCCCTACTCGACAACCGTTGGAACGCCCTAACCGTTTGACTTTGGCAATTGGCTTCACAACTGGCGCCGGTCGCCATGTCTAGCAATAATTCGTCTACAAGGAAAGCTCAAGCCAGAGAAGAGCTTGATCGGACAATTCGCGCCATCAGCTCAGAATTTCAGCTTCAGCTCCAAATTCCCGATCCGACGCTGTCGCCGAGTAAGCGCCAGCTCCAGCGCCGAAATGAGGAACAGGAGAGGTGCAATGCGATCTACTATCGCGCGCAATTCCTCAAGTTCAAAGATCCAGCCCGATTTTCTATATGTCTTACGCGCTTTCGCGAACAAGCAGAGGATCATCTCACCAATTGGATCCGAAAACCCCGTGGTGACTCTGACACGACCCCGATCAAGAGTTCTTTTGGTGACCCACATCGCCATAGCGCACGATTAACCTCAGAGGAGCGGGGCGAGCTTCAAGAGTATTTATTGCGACTGTTGAATGACAACAATATCGCTAGTCAGCATCGCTCAAGAACTGCGAAGCGAAGGTCTGATGAGTTTGAGGGCTACAGTTCAAAGAGAAGTCGTAACTCTTTTGACTCCCCATCCGTCGACAGCATTGACGACATCCCAGTCCGCTCTAGAGCCGTAGACTCGGATGGTCGTGTGCCTGCGGGACGGGCCGCTCGTCGCTCAGGTACGGCTTCATTCCCCAATGGCGTCACAACTCCAGGCACATCCTTTTCAAGCACGCAGCCTCAGTCTTTGTCCTTTGGTCCAGGTTCTTTCAATTCTAGCAAAGCTTCACTGGCCCCCACGGTTTTCTCTGCATCCACAAACGGCGCGCCTAGCACGCAAACAACAGTCTTGACGAATTCTTCCTTCAAAGGTCCGCGAACTTCTTTTCAGTCCTCTCAACCCAGTTTTAGGGATTGCCCAAAACCGAAAGACTCCCAAATTCCGTTCTCTCAAAAGATTAAAGAGTTCACATTTAATCCCGAAAATACGCCCAATCGCAGTGTTGACTCAGGGAAGTCATCCCCATTCAGGCGACATGAGTCTGAAGTATTCCCTGAGCCTGTTGGTATGTCCATCGACGAACCCAGACTCCCTCCTCTCGCGATGACTCAGCCTGTACGAAACCAGTATCTCGGTATGAAGCAAAGAGACACAGTCCGGTCCAGTAGTCCTGGAACAGCCTACTCTAGCTTGCCCGAGATGAACGAGTTGGACACATTACTTCTTGGTGCGTCAGATCTTGGTACGACATCAGACTTGTGCCCCCTAACAAAGCGTCTGCGAAATGTTTGGCCCAAGTTTCCCATTCCCAGGTTGAATCAGGCACCTTTGATCATCTTGTGGGAATTGACCCGAGCTGCGCTTCACTGTCGCGTGGATTTGTCTGAATGGGATCTCGAATACAAACCCGATCAATCTTGGCACGATCAAACTAATTTCAGGGCTTTGATCTTCAGGCATCGACTTTTCATCGGAGCAGGATTACCAGCACCTTGCGACCGTGTCGTGTGGAACGCAGCCTTTGAATCGTTTACTTCACACGACAAGCATGTTGTTCTTGCTGCTGAGTTTGTCGCCAACACCGAGGACACCGGTCCCTTGtacaagctcaagcttcaGCCTCCTCGCCTCGAGCTTGGCCATCGGCTGGCTCGCCGTTTTGGTGCCGACCGATTCATGGAGATTATTATGCCATCCCCAACTTCTAGGGACGCTCCCGACGCGATCAAGAACGCCGATCAAGGCGCGGATAAGGTCATTCGATGGCTCAATGACAACCTACACTACTTTCTTGGGCGTTCATGGTCTCCATTCTACAACCGTGGCGCAAGCAAGTCTATAAAAGACCCTCGTCCTCCTCACAAGTCCCTCACGATTATGCATGAGCGCGTCTACTTCTTTGCGACTGATGGCAATAACTTTCGACTGCCTGAAAGTCAGTTTCCACCGCTCGAAGAAGCAACGTCCCTCGGGCACCGAACAAAGATGAGGCGCTCTGATCTTTTGAAGTGGACAATAAATGTAGAGGCGAATGCTCAACAACCTGTACCAAAACTGTTCTCGCGACTTGCTCTCAGTTAGTTCCCCAACCTTTTGCATGGATCAGCTAACACTCTCCTCCAGGTCTCAGCAAAACTTGTCCCACAATTGTTCTTGAACCTCACCAATTCCGACATCGCGACACCATGCTGGGTTTCCGCAAGTATATGAGCAGTCGGGAGAAAGAAGAGCAGAAGGATATGGGTGACGGTATCGCCAGGATGTCGCGAAGTCTTGCACGCAAAATCGCAACCCATCTTGGTCTATTGGAGACTCCATGCGCATTTCAAGCTCGTATTGGCAGCGCAAAGGGGATGTGGATAgttgatgttgaagatgatggattGGATGACGATGTTTGGATTGAGACGTATCCATCCCAGCGCAAATGGGCGTGCGACTTTGAAGATGTCCACCACAGAACTTTTGAAGTACGAGAATGGTCCAGGGAGCTGAGGTCTGCCTCACTCAACACGCAGTTCATTCCAGTTCTTGAAGCGCAAGCCCCAATTCCCAGCAGCATGCGCAACATTATAGCCAATCATTTAGCCAACGGTCTGCAGGATGAGATTGGAGGCCAGCTTGCGGCCATGACACATCCTACCAGCCTTCGTGGCTGGACGCATCGCGGCTTCAATCGATCAAACCTTGGCCACGTCCCTTTCGTAGGAGGGTTGCCGGATCATGATGAAGACATAGTGTCATTCTTGCTCGATGCCGGTTTCGATGCCACCAAGTGTCGTTTTCTGCGAGACCTTGTATGGAGCAATCAGAAGCGACAGGCAGAACAGCTCAAATCCAAGATGAACATCAAGATCCCTCGATCTACATACGCTTTCATGGTGGTAGACTTTACTGGAACATTGGAAGAAGGCGAGGTGCAGCTTGCCTTCTCCTCCAAGTTCCAAGCTGATGGTGAGTCGGACACGTTGTTAGATGATATCGACATCCTGGTTGCCCGAGCCCCAGCTCATTTCGTGAGTGACGTACAAAAGGTCAGGGCCGTGTTCAGACCGAACTTGAAGAGATTGAAGGATGTCATTGTGTTTTCGTCAAAGGGTAAATCGCCGCTCGCCGACATGTTATCGGGTGGTGACTACGATGGTGACCAGGCTTGGATTTGCTGGGATCCTGATAT is part of the Fusarium poae strain DAOMC 252244 chromosome 4, whole genome shotgun sequence genome and encodes:
- a CDS encoding hypothetical protein (TransMembrane:2 (o41-59i268-286o)~BUSCO:6918at5125), encoding MAENPSPDERVVIDDLTPEEANRIIHSHRKVRYGKSLANNLNLETLLLIIALGTACWPCRQRKVKCDNKQPCENCVKREHPRLCSYKPNRSSTSKPTASGSVSESSQTVVNRKRTHSFSEVPREEAIRKVERQESWPRALASIDEPEVGADRYLGQNSIPALLREQSSPVHKGEGLDIRQDMRSILGLDTSAPFPLMSSHHLQKLTQDISNELPSDREVMKLFRAYKEIPQPFWGFVMDIDDLESKLMIYLEERSRNATSGMKSTKPVTASWLAILFAVLAVGSQYHESPYHIRTRDSQRFIQISFHFLRLGNFLLRPSFDSIQALLLTCFVLLNDMKAEASWALMGLTCRLAQSLGLHRTPRNESRDCTPPNTQSKEMVRRRLWWSCVWHDTLTSLSFDRSPMTNFPCCPIPVMSPTPSGNYSYLETMYHLMEIISRRLNPDDMMSSTYAQIVEDCEAVEQLRNRTTPQLRAKENCKTALDRLQHYAIRLHTSFVISVACRPALRKDSEFEPEQRKTLAERCKDNLTETVRMFLAMHQLSAIPTRSWAFTYHGLSSALLLGILCETKTDPEVRQLQGDLIAALSATAAKDVSSPEPHVMTTDKDIELSGPLYRALTALKNIYDHGSIVPSHLKKEGDASAAGSGSRTPQFPFGNTGQYSGNGNSMFRNVSQSADPREDAALAMAEMQNGGASIQDFAGLPYSQQMQANANLNIDSMNAMNVDPTQYMAPMDLYESIWGESPDPWNTGMDSLNFDFLAQPPPGQPQQQFYF